GTCCCGACGTGTACGTGCCGTTGGCGCACGTGCCGCACGCGCGGTCGTTGACGGTGCTGCCGGGCACGGTGACGTACTCACCGGCCACGCATGTGCTGTAGGCCGTGCAGGCGGTCGCGTTCAGGGTGTCGCTGTAGGTGCCGCTCGCGCACCCGCCGCAGGTGCGGTCGGTGGTGTCGCTGCCGTCGCCCGTCACGTACTGCCCGGCGGTGCAGGTGCGCCAGGTGCTGCAGCTCGCCGCGTCGGTGGTGTCGCTGTAGGCGCCGTCGTCGCAGGCGGTGCAGACCTGGTCGCTCATCCCCGTCCCCACCGTGCTCACGTACTCGCCAGCCACGCACGCGGTGTAGGCCGTGCAGCTGGTCGCGTTCGTGGTGGTGCTGTCGCTCCCGCTCGCGCAGGCCGTGCAGCTGCGGTCGGTCGTCGCGCCGCCTTCAGCCGAGACATAGGTCCCCGCAGCGCACGAGGTGCGGGCCACGCACGCGGTGGCTGGGCTTCCGTCGTGGTCCCAGGTTCCGTCGCCATCGTTGCACGCCACGGCCGCGAGCTCGCCGCCCGCGCAGTACTGCCCAGCGCTGCAGGCCGCGCACACGGCTGGCGCTGTCATCGTGGCGGGTGCCGTCTGCACCGTGCCGGGTGCGCAGCCGGTCAGCGCCACGCACGCAGCCTGGTTGGGGCCCGAGGTGTACGTCCCCGTGGGGCATGTCGCGCACGCTTGGTCCGTGCTCACGCTGCCCGCCGTGCTCACGTACTCGCCGGCCACGCACGCGGTCCACGGGCTACAGCTCGAGGCGTCACCGCTCGCGCTGAACGTCCCGCTGGTGCACCCCGTGCACGTCCGGTCGCTGGCCGCCGTGCCCGCCGCGCTCACGTACTCGCCGGCCACGCACGCGGTCCACGGGCTGCAGCTCGCGGCGTTGGGGCTCGTCGAGTACTCGCCTCCGGCACACGCCGCGCACTCGCGGTCCGTCTCCGCCGTGCCCGCTGTGCTCACGTACTCGCCCGCACGGCAGAGCCTCCACGCCACGCAGGTCGTCTCCGCGTCCCCGTCGTCGTCATACGTGCCCGCGGCGCACTCCTCGAGGGGTATCCCGCCACCACAGCCCACGCTCGAGAGCGCCGCGAGCAGGCCCAGGAACACAGGCACCCGTCCGGCAAGCGACGGAATGGCGATGGGCAAGAACAAGGCGCGACCGCGCACCCGGCGGGCTGTCAAACGTGGGTCGGTCATGGCCCCTCTCCCTTGATGAACGAACGCGCCAGCGACGGCGCAGCTCGAATGCTACCGCTAGGATGCCCGCCTTGGGAATCCCCAGTTGGGGGAACTGTCCCAGCGTCGTGCGGGGCCATTCCCTATGACGCCCGCAGTCGATCCGCTAGCTTGGTCCCATGAACAGCCTCCGTGACGTCGGTGTGCGCCTCCACTCGCGCTACATCTTCAACTGCTACGTCATCGAGGACGGTGGCGCGGGGGCGCCCTGCGTGGTGGACGCCGGCATTCCCATGAACGCCGTGTCGGCGCTGGCCACGCTGCAACAGCTTGGTGCAGGGTCGAACGTGATCCTGACGGCCACCCACGGGCACAGCGACCACGTGGCCGGCATCCCGCAGCTCCACACCGCCACCGGGGGGCGCATCCTGCTGCCCGCGAAGGTGGAAGACTACGTGCGCGGTGAGCGGCCACGCAGCTTCGGGCTGCGCGCCATGCTCACCATCGTGCCTGTGCTGCGTGACACGCCCATGGACTGGCCGGCGGTGCGCGAGGCGCTCAGCACGGCGAAGGACGCGGGCTTCGGGCTGGCGGGCTTTCGCTTCGACCCGCCCATCCACGGCTACCTGCGCGACCGGGAGCGGCTGGCGGGAGCGCCCGACTGGGAGGTGCTGGCCACGCCGGGCCACACGGACTGCTCCACGTGCTTGTGGAACGCCAAGACGCGGACGCTGCTCACGGGGGACACGGTGCTGTCCATCCACGGGCGCGCGTGGTTCAACCCCGAGTACGTGGACGCCGAGGCGTCTGCGCGCACCGAGGCCATGCTGCGGCGCCTGCCCGTGGAGCACCTGCTGCCGGGCCACGGGCACCCGGTGTCGGGGCCGCGCATCATGGCGGAGGCGTTGTCGCACCGCGAGCGTCCGCGGGGCTGGTCGCCGCTCACGTGCCGAGCGCGGCCGCCCAAGCCGGCTCGCTGAAGCCCACCAGCACCACGTCGCCACGCAGCAGCAGCGGGCGCTTGATGAGCATGCCGTCCGCCGCCAGCGCCTCGGCCGCCTCGCGCAGCGAGAGCTGGTCCACCTTCGCGGACCAACCACCGCCGCGGTACGACTGGCCGCTGGTGTTGAAGAAGCGCTTCGCGGGCAGCCCCGAGCGCGTGATGGCGGCCTCGAGCTGGTCGGCGGTGGGCGGCGCCTCGGCGATGGGCACCGGCGTGACCGCCACCCGCTGCTGCTGAAGCCACGCGAGCGCCCTCTTGCAGGTGGAGCAGGTGGGGTGGTGGTAGACGGTGGCAGCCGCCGGCGTTGCGCGCGTCATGCTCAGTTGGCCGGGGCAGGGGTGGCGGTCGGCGCGCCGCCGGCGGGCCGCGTGGGGGTGGCCGACGCGGCGCCGTCCTCGTCGTCGTCCGTGATGTTCATGCGCGTGCTGCCCGCGGCGCTGCTGCGGATGCCGCCGCCCATCGAGCCGCCCAGCCGGTACTGCAGGGCACCGTCCGACGTGCGCGCGCGGGCCAGCGTGGGGATGGAGTCCATCAGCGCCAACATGGAGCGGGCGCGGTCCGACTGCTGCCGATAGGCATCGAGGATCTTCAGCCGCACCAACAGGTCGAGGCGCGACTGCCGCAGCGGCTGCATCAGGTTGATGGTGCCTTCGCCGTCGAGCTCGGCGTCGTCACCACGCGAGCGCAGGCGGCGCACCGTGGCCACGCCGGCCGCGATGTCCAGCTGGATGGTCATGCGCCCGGCGTTGATGCGCTCGAGTGTGATGCCGTTCGGCATGCCCGGGAGGCGCAGCTTGGCCTGCCCGTCGCCGATGCGGAGCCCCTCGGCCACCAGGTTCACGTGCCCCGCGGCCTCACGGATCTCGGCCGGCAACGACACGTCGATGTCGCCCGACAGGCGCCCGGCCAGCGGCAGCCCGAGGAACGTCCGGATGATGGACACGCGCTGGAGCATGATGGGCTCCACGATGTTCAGCCGCAGCGAGCTGGCGTCGCCATACTCGAATTCGCCCTCCATGGACCCACCGGCCAGGCGTGCGTCGAACGTCACGGCCACGGTGCCCGTCAGCAGCGACAGCAGGGACACGCGCGCGTTGACCTCCTCGAGCAGCACGTCGACCGTGGGCTCCTCACCCTCGGCGGGCTTGATGATGCGCACGCCGCGGGCCTCGATGCCCGTGAACCACGAGGGCTGGAGGTCCACGATCTCGAGCTGATAGCCGCTCGGACGGCGGTTGCCGCGCGCGTCCTTCGGGAACTCCACCTCTTGCACGATGCGGTCACGCACGCGTTCATAGGGGAAGGTCAGGTAGGCGAAGAGCCAGAAGAACGTCCAGAAGAACGTCGAGTAGCCCATGAAGCGAAGGACCTTGCGTCCCATCACGGCGCCCCTGCAGCGGGCGCGTCGTTGCCGCCCTGCGCGCTCGGCGCCTGCCGGTCGTAGGCGCTCACGCCGACCTCCACGTTGAAGTTCCCCGCGTCGCGGTAGCGGTCGATTTGCAGGCGCGACACCGCCACGGGGTGCTCGCTGCGGTCGATCTCCTCGAGCATCTCCAGCACCGGGTCGATGGCCACGTCGGGCATGCGCACCCGCACGCCACGCCGCATGTAGTTGCCGAGCGCCAGCTCGGGCTGGTCGTTGATCTCGCGCAGGCTGAGGCCGTGCGCGGCGGCGCGCTGCTCCACGTAGCCACCGAGCGCAGGGGCGCGGTTGGCGTAGCGCTCACGCGTGGCTTCGTTCTCGGCGGCGATGCGCGTGAGCCGCGGGCGAGCTTGCTCGATCTCCCGCATCACGGCGCGCAGCTCCTCGTTCTCGGTCTCCATGTCCGACACCTCGGCCGACATGAACAGGATGGGCAGCAGCACCACGATCATGACGAACACCACGCCGAGGAGCGCCACCAGACGGCGCTCGCGCTCGGTGAGGTTGTCGTACGCGTCGCGCGCGGGCTTCAGTGCATCACGGAGTGCCACTGTTGCGCCTCCCGGCAGCGCCACTGGCTGCCTCGGGTTCGGGTTGGTCGCCGGGGCAGCGGATCTCCGCCTCGATGCGGTAGGACAGGATCTCGTTGCGCGAGCTGGTCGCGCCCGGCGTGACTTCAGAGAAGCACTCGTGCGCCTCGAGCGCGGCCGCGATGGCGTCGCGCTGGGTGACGCTGCTGACGGTGCCCTGGATCTCGAGCTCGCCGTTGCGCGCCTCGTCGTCGAACTCGATGGTCAGGCGACGTGTGGTGTGCTCGGCGTCTTCGGGGATGAGCTCGGCGATGGCGCCCATCACGTGGTAGGCGCCCATGCGCGGCATCGGGTCGCGCTCCCCCGCGCCACCGACCACCAGGCGCCGGGCCTGGGCGGGGTCCTCGGTGCGCTGGCGGAACATGCTGTGCGTCATCGCGCTGAGCTCGGCCCGCAGCTCGGCGCGCTCGGTGTCCAGCACCGTGTAGCGGGTGTAGAGGGAGATGGCGAAGCTGGCCAGGATGGCGGCCGCCGCGATGGACAGCAGCCGTGCGTAATGCCGGATCTCGCCCGCTGCGTGGCGCGAGACGAACTCGCCCTGCCGAAGGTTGATGCGCTGCCCCTTGGCCGCGGCACGTCCGGCGAGCGCGGCCACGCGCATGAAGCGCGGCAGCTCGTGCTCGAGGATCATTCCGTCGCCGGCCGGGAGCGCCACGGTCTCGGCGGAGCAGCCCAGCACTCCGCTCAGCCAGTCGCGTGTCGCGGGCTCGCTCGAGCCCTCACCACCCACCACCACCCGGTCGAGCGCGGTGCCACCCTTCATGCGGTAGCTCGCCACGGTTCGGCGCAGCGAGCCCGCCAGCTCGTCGGCAGCGCCTGGCTCACCCCCGCGGATGGAGCCCATGCCCACCGAGATGGTGCGCGCCAGCGCGGTGCGTCCGTCCTTGATGATGCACACGTCGGTGGTCTCGTCACCGAGATCCACCAGCATGACGGAGGCGCTCGTCTGCAGCACCGCGAGCAAGGGCACCAGGCCGTCCAGGCTGGCCGCGCCGGCCGCCAGCTGACGGGGCTCGATGCCGGCCACGGCGAAGCTGGCCAGGGCTGCCGCCACGTGCTCGCGCCGCACGGCGGCGGTCATGACCGTGAGCGACAGCTCCTCGGTGGAGACGGGCTGGTGGTGGATGATGGCCTCGCTCACCGGGAAGGGCAGCAGGTTCTCCAGCTCGCCCGGGAGGATGTCGTTCAGGCGCTTCGCGGCGCCCGCCGGGAGCGTGAGCGGGCGCAGGCTCACACGCCGCCCGTCCAAGTGAACGTGGATGCCATCGGGGGGCCGCCCACACTGCGCGATGACGTTGCGCACCGCGATGGCCAACGGCGACAGCGGGGCCACCGGTTCCAGCACCTCGGCCAGCGGCTCACCGTCGGCATCGGTGGGGGGCTCGGGCGCCATGCCGGGCAGCAGGTTGGGCTGCAGCGCAGCCGGCACCGTGGCCAGTGGCCCATGCCCATTCGCAAACGGCACGGCGTCCGCCGGGAGCACGCGCGCCTCGACGTAGCGCTCGAGCACCGTGCTGCGCAGCGCCACGTTGATCAGCGCGCCGCGCACCATGTCACCGTCGATCTCGAGTCCGAGGATGCGTGCCATCAGTCCACCCGATAGTAGTGAAAGATGCCGAGTCCCGGCATGGCGCCGCCATTGGGCGGGGGAGGGGTCCAGCGGTCGTGGAAGTTCATGACGGTGTTGAGCCTCACGCGCGAGCGGCCCGAGGAGCCAGTCACGCGGATGGTGAGGATGCGCGCCGCGGTGACGAACGAGCGGTCCAGCTCGGCGCGGGATTCTTGAGGGATGGTCACAGGGAGGAAGAGCAACGGGCTGGTCTCGCCGAGGAAGCCGCGCAGCATGGGGTAGAGGTCACGCGACCCGCCGCGCCCCTCGAGGAAATTGAGGAAGTCGCCAGAGCGCGTGAAGAACGGGACCTGGATGATGCTGCGCGCGGTGTTGACGAGCTGGATGAACTTCGCGGCTTCGGCGGGGTCGGTGCAGAGCGTCTGCGCGGACAGGATGGAGCAGAGCCGCGCCAGCAGCACCTCGGGGGGCGCCTCGTTGGGGTTCACGGCGCCGCTGCCGTAGATGGTCACGGCGCGCGCCTGCGGGTCGTCCTGTGTGGGCTCGATGAACGTGGCCCAGAAGTCGTCACCCACGCCACGGATCAGGCGCAGCTCCTCGAGCGAGTCGAAGGGGGCGTTCTTCGGCTCGTATGGGTCGTCCATGCGACGGTAGGGGTTGTCCTCGCTGCCCTGGTTGGCCACGGTCCCGGCGCCGGGGTCGAACGTGGTCTGGTCCGTGTCCTGATCCCACCAGTCGATCATGCTGGAGACGATGTCCTGGCGAGACGAGAACTGCCCATCGGCGTCTTCGCGCCCGA
This region of Sandaracinaceae bacterium genomic DNA includes:
- a CDS encoding MBL fold metallo-hydrolase; this translates as MNSLRDVGVRLHSRYIFNCYVIEDGGAGAPCVVDAGIPMNAVSALATLQQLGAGSNVILTATHGHSDHVAGIPQLHTATGGRILLPAKVEDYVRGERPRSFGLRAMLTIVPVLRDTPMDWPAVREALSTAKDAGFGLAGFRFDPPIHGYLRDRERLAGAPDWEVLATPGHTDCSTCLWNAKTRTLLTGDTVLSIHGRAWFNPEYVDAEASARTEAMLRRLPVEHLLPGHGHPVSGPRIMAEALSHRERPRGWSPLTCRARPPKPAR
- a CDS encoding Spx/MgsR family RNA polymerase-binding regulatory protein → MTRATPAAATVYHHPTCSTCKRALAWLQQQRVAVTPVPIAEAPPTADQLEAAITRSGLPAKRFFNTSGQSYRGGGWSAKVDQLSLREAAEALAADGMLIKRPLLLRGDVVLVGFSEPAWAAALGT
- the gspN gene encoding type II secretion system protein GspN, translating into MGRKVLRFMGYSTFFWTFFWLFAYLTFPYERVRDRIVQEVEFPKDARGNRRPSGYQLEIVDLQPSWFTGIEARGVRIIKPAEGEEPTVDVLLEEVNARVSLLSLLTGTVAVTFDARLAGGSMEGEFEYGDASSLRLNIVEPIMLQRVSIIRTFLGLPLAGRLSGDIDVSLPAEIREAAGHVNLVAEGLRIGDGQAKLRLPGMPNGITLERINAGRMTIQLDIAAGVATVRRLRSRGDDAELDGEGTINLMQPLRQSRLDLLVRLKILDAYRQQSDRARSMLALMDSIPTLARARTSDGALQYRLGGSMGGGIRSSAAGSTRMNITDDDEDGAASATPTRPAGGAPTATPAPAN
- a CDS encoding type II secretion system protein M, with product MALRDALKPARDAYDNLTERERRLVALLGVVFVMIVVLLPILFMSAEVSDMETENEELRAVMREIEQARPRLTRIAAENEATRERYANRAPALGGYVEQRAAAHGLSLREINDQPELALGNYMRRGVRVRMPDVAIDPVLEMLEEIDRSEHPVAVSRLQIDRYRDAGNFNVEVGVSAYDRQAPSAQGGNDAPAAGAP
- a CDS encoding general secretion pathway protein GspK, giving the protein MTLARSTSRGFVPLVPLARSGDSRSLARRGAARRGRDAREQSIALIIAITAITILAALLADLHETTGSAYATSASQRDSLRAEYMAKSGLNLTRLLVANEPAIRQVVLPIYQAMVGRPPPQLPIWSYADMLLRPFCRNDREGRAARQQAEDDGEPPEVPFDFSSTQGLDDTPGRCEIVALAENSKINVNQPLSLTGDDARRSVAMQVFAMVGGYQQPSPFDPLFGREDADGQFSSRQDIVSSMIDWWDQDTDQTTFDPGAGTVANQGSEDNPYRRMDDPYEPKNAPFDSLEELRLIRGVGDDFWATFIEPTQDDPQARAVTIYGSGAVNPNEAPPEVLLARLCSILSAQTLCTDPAEAAKFIQLVNTARSIIQVPFFTRSGDFLNFLEGRGGSRDLYPMLRGFLGETSPLLFLPVTIPQESRAELDRSFVTAARILTIRVTGSSGRSRVRLNTVMNFHDRWTPPPPNGGAMPGLGIFHYYRVD